One part of the Chryseobacterium mulctrae genome encodes these proteins:
- a CDS encoding RagB/SusD family nutrient uptake outer membrane protein, which produces MKSLTKALVCGTMMLGMLSCEDDLRLEPENNITQNSFYTTELQIQQALSGVYSAMINSSSRGGYDVNFYLLASEVRSNNFNAISQNGNRDYYAINRFQDTSSTEEMEILWEDAYQQISYANMLLSRIDAVPFAVAATKEQYRSEARFLRAYAYFELMRSFGKVPLIDHPVSPEEAATIQRTDLATLYNFITSEIESSIGGLKNTYDNANKGRITKSAAHAMLGRIYLTGSGYPLNNGAYVAKAKDHLFTVIQGEGQFVTFAPNYADLFKSANDNKYHIFEIQHISGGLSQGSYLPSYVSPNFGVTDPFYNPQGSLFSSAELGVSQSLIDTYEPGDLRLPLTIKTSFIAQNGQPDQAKFFVKFREKGIVLTNRYDWPINFPIIRYADVLLMYAEILNSQGNTAAAVPYLNKIRQRAGLTAVSTSISANDFTTALRKERRVEFAGEGVYWHDLVRWNTAVNVINQAAASLNYNFTITTNDYLYQIPLSQIQVAGYEQNP; this is translated from the coding sequence ATGAAATCTCTCACAAAAGCATTGGTATGTGGAACAATGATGTTGGGAATGCTGAGTTGTGAAGACGATTTAAGACTCGAGCCAGAAAATAATATTACCCAAAACTCTTTTTATACCACAGAATTACAGATTCAGCAGGCGTTGTCTGGAGTATATTCTGCGATGATAAATTCCTCATCAAGAGGTGGCTATGATGTTAATTTTTATTTATTGGCATCAGAAGTTCGTTCTAATAATTTTAATGCAATTTCCCAAAACGGAAACAGAGATTATTACGCCATCAATCGTTTTCAGGATACTTCTTCTACAGAAGAAATGGAAATTCTTTGGGAAGATGCTTATCAGCAAATTTCTTACGCCAATATGCTTTTATCAAGAATTGACGCAGTACCTTTTGCAGTTGCGGCAACAAAGGAACAGTATCGATCTGAAGCCCGTTTTTTAAGAGCCTATGCTTATTTTGAGTTGATGCGAAGTTTCGGAAAAGTTCCTTTAATCGATCATCCTGTAAGTCCGGAAGAAGCTGCCACAATTCAAAGAACAGATTTGGCAACGCTTTATAATTTCATTACTTCAGAGATTGAGTCATCTATTGGAGGTTTAAAAAATACCTACGATAATGCAAACAAAGGAAGAATAACAAAGTCAGCGGCTCATGCCATGTTAGGAAGAATTTATCTTACCGGGTCTGGTTATCCGCTCAATAATGGAGCGTATGTTGCCAAAGCAAAAGACCATTTATTTACTGTTATTCAGGGAGAAGGTCAGTTTGTCACCTTTGCGCCTAATTACGCAGATTTATTTAAAAGTGCGAATGATAATAAATACCATATTTTCGAAATTCAACATATCAGTGGCGGTTTGTCGCAAGGTTCTTATTTACCAAGTTATGTTTCACCAAATTTTGGAGTGACTGATCCTTTCTACAATCCGCAAGGAAGTTTGTTTAGTTCTGCGGAATTAGGTGTTTCACAATCATTGATTGATACCTATGAACCAGGAGATTTGAGACTTCCGTTAACAATTAAAACCAGCTTCATTGCGCAAAATGGTCAACCGGATCAGGCTAAATTTTTTGTAAAATTCCGTGAAAAAGGAATCGTTCTAACTAATCGTTACGACTGGCCGATTAATTTCCCGATTATACGTTATGCAGACGTTCTTTTGATGTATGCGGAAATTTTAAATAGTCAGGGAAATACAGCTGCTGCAGTTCCATATTTAAACAAAATTCGTCAGAGAGCAGGTCTTACAGCGGTTTCCACCTCTATTTCTGCGAATGATTTCACGACGGCACTTCGTAAAGAAAGAAGAGTAGAATTTGCGGGTGAAGGTGTTTATTGGCATGATTTGGTTCGTTGGAATACGGCTGTAAATGTTATCAATCAAGCTGCAGCAAGTCTTAATTACAACTTTACGATTACGACTAACGATTATCTGTATCAGATTCCTTTATCTCAAATTCAGGTTGCGGGATATGAACAGAATCCTTAA